A window of Cynocephalus volans isolate mCynVol1 chromosome 3, mCynVol1.pri, whole genome shotgun sequence genomic DNA:
tattctgtTACTCAAAATAGCTCTGCTGGGCAGTGGCTGATGTGCCTTCCTGGGAATTCTGGCAGCACAGCCTTCCTCTCTTTTCCCCAGCCTGAGCTACAAACCACTCTGTTCTTGATCTCTATGCCAGGCCAGTACTGAGAGGAGGCAGATGAATGGcctgaaaaagaaagggagatcTTTTGCTTCCCGTTGTGTTTTATCTTCCAGTAAATGTGCTTTTTATATAGATTCCTGTTCAGATACTTCTGCCTCTCTGTTGCCAGAGATTTGTAAGGGGGTGAAGGAGGGAATAGAGAGGGCAATATTTCCTTGACTTCTTTAGCCTAACTGAAAGATAGCTCTTCTCTAGGAATGATTTTTCCCACTTCTTTCAAAATCACCCCCTACTGAACTGTGTGCCTGAATTTATTCCTTGGGACCTTTGGGATTAGCAAAAAGTATATTGATGAAGACAAAGTCTCCTTCACTCCTTcgacctccacccccacccttgcCTAAGTATGGACAAGACACATAAACCATAGGGACTGCTTAAAGTTCAATTTCAAATGTCTTCTGTAAGTCACTGGAGAAAGGGTTGGTAGGGGAGGGGTTAGTACGCTGTTTCGACTTGCTTTCTAATGCAGCCCACTGAGCTTCAAAAGGATCCACTGGGCAGGCGCCTGCAGGAACCTCTATGTGCTTGTCTCCTGAGGCCAACCTGGCATCGTCTACACCATTGAAAGCTGCAGAACCGTTGAGGTGCTGAGCAGGAGGCTTAAAGAAGGGACTGGTGGTAGCACTGCTTGTCTCATACTGAGGGAATGTCTGTTGCTTGAGCAGGCTGGGTGATTGATGGGGGTGGGCAGCCTGAGGATGGCCTGCAGTGCCAAACACATTGGCTACCATCTGGGAGGGAGTGATGCCCACCACAGGCACATTAGTGGCTGGATAGGGCATCCCATTGGCCACAGGATAGGACTGGGCAGGGACAAAGGCTTGTTGCAGGGGTGGAACCACACCCACTGGCACGGGCTGAGAAGGGAGGAATGCATTCCCTTGGAAAGGCGGTGCTGGCTGGGAGATGGCAGTGGGTGGCTGGAGAACTGGCTGCAGAGGGGCAGCTGAGGCCTGGGGCGGCTGAGCCCGGACGCTCTTAGACACCTCTTCTAACCAGCGGTCGGCCTCAGAGGGAGTGCGTCTATGACCAGCCTGGAAGAGACCCGGAGAGGCAGCACCAGAAGATTGACCCCACTCGGTGCctggaaacacaaaagaaatcAGAGTTAGGGGCATCTTTTTTCACCTTTTAACCTTGGTTATCGGAATGATCCTAACACGTGGAACAAGTCCCCTAATGGGATATTTTGTGGTTTTGGTAGGTGGGAGGAAAGTATTACCATATGAGGAGATTTTGTGGTAGGGCAAAGAGAACCTGTCAGACCATGCTGCTGTCTTAGCCACATTGAGAAGCTGTCTAGATATGGCTCAAATGCATCATATCAAGGCAGCTGGCTGGGATCAGAAATACCTCTCTGCTGCCATGGCTCATCCACAGTACAGAAACTAGCTTGTGCCTACTTTACAGGGCCTGAGGTGATTCCTCTTCTGCTctaaaagagcaaaaagaaaataaccagtGACCTGGCCATACCTTGCTGGCCCCTGTCTGGCTTCCAGGCATATGTTGTCTTCCTGGTGATTTGcctttattactatttttaaactttttggtttTATAGTTAATAGAAGTTCAttacagaaaaactaaaaaatacaaaacagcaaaaataaagtgCTTTTTGTAGCACTTTTTGGGGAGGCAGGGTCCTCTCTTCCTCCACCTCACCAAATCCAGTGATGAATTCTCCGGGGGTGGGGCCCgggaatttgtattttataaaagctCTCTGGGTGGTTCAGTTCCATAGTCCTAAGAACTATCAGTCTaatttcttttgttcctcttCTTCACCATCTTTTCTTAATAGCAGTTTATTTCCATGAGAGAACATACTTTTCCTAAAAGGATTCCTCCCTAGTTCCCAGTCAGGTAACTGCCTGATTTTAGAACAAGGGTCACTTATCTGATCCCAGATTCCTCACCACCATCTGTGGCCACCTTACCCGAACGTGTGGCTGCAATTTCCTTGTTAGCAGCATCAGGCACATGGGCCCAAGGGTTGGTTTCACGCACAGGCATTGCTACGGGTGCTAGAGCAGTATGGGCTGGCTTAGCAGCAAGCACATGGAAGGCTGAGTCAGTGCCATTAGCTACAATGGGAGCAGACAACATCAACGGAGTTAATTCATGCATGGATGTACAAGCGACCTCTGGGAGCTACGTCATTCAGGCCAATGTACAATACTGGTGGAACACATAAGACAGAAGCTGATGTTGGGATAACCATGCTGTCTTGCAATAGATATATATACCTTTGGCAAAGAGGTTGTAATTAAAATGGTAGTACTGATGAAGTCAAATGACTATTCTAGAAAAATATGTGCATGGGGAGAGGGAAAATGAAACATACAAAATCGATTTCAAATTAAGTTAAACGGAGCTGCTCTATCTTATGAGCAGCAAAAAATCTAAATATTCCAGATATATCTTAGCCTTTGGCACAATGTAGAAGATAAAGCATTTCCTTCTACACTTTTCCAAAAGGCTAAATTATGCCAGCAATAATGTGTTAAAGATAATGATTCCTTCCTTACTATGTGCTGGACACCATGCTGACAATACTTTACGTGCATCATTCCATTTAATTCTCTCGAAAACTCCATAAGGCTCTAATATCCCCATAATATAGATGAGAAATCAAACTTGGcatgtttttatttgcttaataaaTTTGTAATTTGCTAAAgaattaatttcatcttttttgaggatttttttcccttggtaATCCTCATAGTATCTCAAAGTACCTACTATTCTTTCCACATCTCCCTTTATTAAAATCTTCTAAACCTTGTTCTTTTTACTCCAGATATCTATATTAATTTCTACTCCTTAACCCAGCTCTCCTATCATAGTTAGTATGGAGGAGACAAGCACTTTCCCCTGCCCTACAATATAACCATTCCCTCTTTAGGACTGGGCAACCATGCTTATGGTGTTGGAGTTATTTACCCAGCACTTGTCTAAAAGACTATTTCACCTATAGACTGGGGGCCCCTTAAAGGCAGGGAAAAGACTATTTTCTATTCAGTTTAGCATACCCACTACCTTGTAAACAGGCAGTCAGTACAATGTAACAGTTTCTATACTCAGAAAGACctgagtttaaatcctggctATATGATTTGGGCtgtttacttaacctctctgagcctcgttTTTTGTATCTGTAACCTATACATCAAaggactgttgtgagaattaaatgagataatgcatgagTCCTTACCACAATGTGGCAGGCACTctactaagtgctcaataaattgtgcctattattgatattataaatatttgttagatgacATGAAAAAGCCACTTGGTGCACATAACTATaaaggtttatttaaaaaaaaagaaaaaaagaactagaagaaaaacaTGTAGTAGTATCTTTCTTCAGTAGGAGCAGGGTCTCTCTGAAAACAACTCGTAAATCTTCAATGCCACAAAGGCAAATTTTAGGACACTTGTTATAGAAGACGAAATGAACTAAAGAGCCAAAAGAAGTGCCTTTTTCTTTATGAGCCTCTTATGACGGAGTAGAGACTAGATGAGTCCAGGGCTTCTCaactttggcactattgacattttgggccagataattctttgttgtaggtgctgtcctgtgcattgaagGATGTTTGGAAGCATCCCTGACCTCCAACCAGATGCTAGTAACAACACCCCCCCAACTTGTGAACccccaaaaatgtctctagacaatGAATGCCAAATTTTCCCTGAGGGGACAAAATCATCCCTGTGATAAACCACTGTGAACCACTGTGCTAAAGAAAGCATAATGCTAGAAACAGTTCTTATGACTTTTGCTTCTGGACAACTGGCTAAATACTCTGACCCTCAACAGTAAAGTGGCAAATAAAACAATGGGTTGGGACTACAGAAATTCCTAACAGAATAGGATGAAAGACAGGTATAAACATGCAAAATGATGAATGTAGACATCTTAGGAAACAAGAATGGAAACAAAGCACAAGGACAATGCCAAACAGGGAAATCAATGGGTCTGACCAGCTCTCGGGAAGCTCAGGATGCCAATTTATGGTTAGTGAGCAGCATACTAAAAGTGCTAGTTTTAAAGAGAACAGCTGAGAAAGTCAGAGGACACCAACCTTGGAAGGCAGGAGATTGTGGTGCCACCACTGTCACTGGTTTGGTCATGGGGGCAGATGAGAAGGGGTCCTCACAGGGTGTGCTGAAGGCATTGGTGATCTGTGAGCACAGGGAGCTGATGCTCTCTGCCTCCCCTTCTACCTCTGGCACTGCAAGGCAAACAGAAAATGGCTCCagacagaaaaatggaataatCTTGAAATATAACAGTATGGCATAAACTGGCATTTTACACTGTATCTCATATCTGTTGAAGGAAAAGGCTCAATTAAGTGTCTGGTGGGGCTACAAAGGCAGCctcaaaacatttattgaccaTGATTTCATTGGCTTTTCAAATGGGAAAGTATAAAATATCAACAACTCATGTACTAAGGTATATCTTCGTCCTTCACAAATCcccaaatttctttatttcttcttcctgtaaCACTGTTAGGAatctgatgttttcttttagtgctAAGATGTTTAGCTAGGTAAATTTTGCTGGAAGACATCTGCAACCTGTTTGCCTTCCAACCAGTTCCCAAGGCTGTGGTTTCAGTTAAGTTCTGGAGCCATTTAGTTATTCTATCAGAAAAATGGGTTAAAGTCCAGGGCACCAGTAGATATCAGTGCTTTTCTCTGTAATAAGCTATGACAAATGTCATCACTGTCATTTTTTCTCAAAGTCTCTAGTACTACCAAGTATATGAACTGTGATAACATGAAAAAGTGAATTGAGGTGTAGGACTCTAGAGACTTTGTTATTAATACTGACTTTGGGATACTTTTGTATCACTGAGGAAGCTAATATATGTGCTGAACCTttatttgctcatctgtaaaaagagaaCAATTTTTGTTCCCCATTTGCCCCAGCAGGAGACTGAAACATCTGGAGTTTCAGTTTTCATAAGAGTTGAGAGCTGAAAAGACCCTCAGTAATCACTTAGTCCAATGGCTTGTTTCATCATCAATTGCCTAGTTTCATCTGTCAAAAGAACTTAACTCTGCACTTTTATAGTACTATCAGTCGTAGTGTCCTACTGAGGCAGAGCTTCCTCATATTGTTATAGCAATTGCTTCACATGTCTCAGAGGGAAGTAAAATAGGGTCCAATAAAAGCACTGACTAGATCTACCACTTTACCTCCGGATCTTATGATGAGGATAGAGCTATCGTGGCTGGCTCAGCTCTACAGAGGCCACACAGAGGCCTGTGTGGCAGTTCTGAAAGGTAATGAATGTGTGTGAGCAAGCCCACTGTCTCTGATGAACAACAGGTCTTAGATTTATACCAGAGGCCCGTTTTGAGTTTCCTCCCTGTGGAGCCAACCAGCCACAAGGACAATGAGCgcttatccatttcttctagtaCATCTGACAGTAATGCTATTTAACTGTATGTGTTTCTAAAGCCTCTTTAATTAATTCCCTGCTGGGTCCCAAATGGCAGAATGAGAATGGTAACTTGAGACTCTTGATGTCTGTAAGTAGTTTAGCTGAGTAGTAGTACAATTATATCAGGACAAACCACAAGCCTTGTGGCTCAGGGTAGAAATTCCATCATGACTCTgtcactatttgttgaagagaaaTTCATGACTCACTTCCCCCCCTCCACAGACCTTAGTGTTCTCTCAGTGGGAAATGACATAAgatataaccaccaccaccaagcctTAGAGAGAGCGAGGAGTGGCTGGTTTAATGGTATTCATGTGTCCACTGGAAGTGATAAATAATGCTTCAGTGCTAGAGCACCTGGTGAATCAGCTGGACGGTGCATTACCTGCATTTTTTATGGGGAAATCAGTCTTCCTCTGCATAGTGGAAGGTAACTCATTGATGCGTAGGGATAGCTGGCGTTTAAAGGGTGACATCTTCTGGCTGAGAGCAGGAAATCCTCGGAAAGAGCCTTGGCGAGCAAGCTGTTCGATTGGTGCATGTCGGCGTGGGATGGCATGAGGATTGCTCATCTCCAGAGAGGCAGTGGCATCCGAAGTGGGAGAGGTGGGAGAGGACGGGGACGGGGCAGTGTTGCCAGGGGCCACTGATGAACCAACAACTGTCTTATCTGTTTCAGCTCAAGAAAATCAAGAGAAAGAGGACCTTAGCAACGTCTTCAAAAGCCCTCTAGGTCCTTTTACCCATCTCCTTCCCAATGCCTCCTAAAAGGTTAGAAGCAGGGTTCAGATCTCCTATATTTCAGACAGATAAAAGGTTTAATTACCTACTACATGTCACGTGGCATATCTACCAAGACACGGATATTAGATCTTTTATTCTCATGCAGTGATTTGTAAGTTAAAACTTTGAACAAGATTTAAAAACCCAGTTCCTATGAACTCCTAATCTGAGGTCCTTTAAAGAATGATAGTTCTGGTTTtcaatgtttgtttatttagggAGGATTTTGGGAGTGGCAAAGTTTGAAAAGTCTAAATAAGCATAAGTCTGATTAGGTGTCAAGTAAAATTGTAAACTGGATTCAACCTAAGTACAAGAGTGTTTCCATGTGGGTAGCAACTGAGTCCCATTCTGACTGTGGCATATCTCTAACCCCAACCGTCTTGACCCTTTGTAAATTTTAGGACTCAATCTCTTTGGCAGTTGCTGTGTGTAGCAAAGAGTTATCATTTGCTGGTTTAAAGAACATGCTTTCAGTCTGAAAAATCACTAAAGCACACTAAATAACAGCTATACAGATTAAGTTTTCCAGTGAAGATAGcatgatattttttattctttggtatcctggagaaaatgaattaaaaaatcattatcaataatttcatttcaaataaaaatacgtATGCTTTTTTGGAGGCTTAAGAATTTGAGCTATTTGGGTTACTAGATCAATGATGTATTCCAAAATGGCTGATTTAGAACTATAAGGATATAGTagtaaaaaattatcaaaatcataTTAATGTCTATTAAACTGAACTGtttgtgtgtttcttgtaggTTTCAACCCTAACTATATACAAGAATACAAAGCATTTTCCCCAAGTCCTGTCACTTAGTACTAAAACACACCCAACCCAACTTTATGGACTCCTGAATAACTTGAATGTTTGTATAGGCATTTCTGCTATGATGACACCTAAAAACTCACATTCTACAAACTCACACACTAAAATTAACAGAGATATGGGAAAAATAGTTAGGGAGTGACCTCTCAAAATTTATAGACTTTTGTGACTTAAGCATAAAAAACAGCATTTATCTAATAAAAACATTATCACTGTTAAATTTCTGCCAGCATCATAGTCAATAGATCCTTTGCAGCCCCAAACCCTGGGACTTGTGCTTCttcctttgagatgtaaattcTTGATAGCATTTGCTTCTCATCGAGATCAGATGCATCATAGTTAAAAATCTGTCCCAGGATGGGGATGGGGGCAAGGGATGTCTTTGCAACTTTTTCATATACATGCACAGCTTTGCCAGACAGCTTACTATAATGGAAAGAGTAAACATTGAAGCCATTAAACTAGCGACTCTAAAGAAAGGCACTTTTATAAGATTTTCAGCTTCGTTATTAAGGTCTTCATATATTACTAAGGGCTCTTGTTGATTGTGAGAAAACTTGTCCTTGTTAGCTTCAAAATAATAACCTGTTGGGAAAAACCACATTAAATAAACACATGTTATAGTAGAACACAGTGTACCTTTCTTGGCATCTTGCATTTGTTTCATGATCTCCTCTCTTTCTGCTTGTTCAGTGGCTGTTGTAACACGGAATGATCCTTCCCTTGTAAAAGTGGTCCGACTAGCATCAAAAGTAGCAGTTACTCCACATTCCTTCTCCCGCTTCTGCTTACGCTCTAAACAGGCTGCAAAAGCACAGCCTACTGCATGGCTTAATCTTTCACCCTGTAGTCAGCAGAAGAGTTTAAAAGCTTTTTTAGAGTTACATACCAACAATTATATACAAATAAGTCTGTTTTCACACAAGGCAAAATGTTGAAAACTCCAGCTTAAAATTCAGTTGTCATATATTAGTTTGccaaattaatataaataaataaataatctcacGTAGTGCTTATGATACTTCAATTATGTTAACTGTTACAGGTCTTTGGTAGAGTGAGCATCAGCAGTCTGTGCTTTTACAAGCAGCCATGGAGACCTCCTTATCACTGAGGCTCCCTCTGTCATGTTAGCTCTGACCACCAATGTTCAATGTTCTAAGCCTTGACACTCAAACCGCTAGTTGCCCTTTAGGGGAATAGTGGGAATATTTGCCAGGCATTTCTAAGAAGCCACTAGAAAAGCAGGGCAAATTTCAGGAGTTTAAATACACTGTCGTCATGTCCAGGGAAAAAAGGTACAAACTTAAACTTCTGATAAATAATGCAATTGCAGTGATTAAAAGGAATTCAGACAAAGGAAAGCTTAGCTTTCTGTCTCACCTTTCTGAATGCTCCCCCTCTGAGCAACTCTCCCCATTTATGGCCTTGAGTGCTTTTaagcttttcttccttccctatcTTCTTCTAGCTCTCTCTAATCCTGAACTCTTCCTCTCACACACAGGCAAAAGTGAaagcatgttttcatttctacttATAAAGGAATTAAACAGATAAACTGATTTGTTTGCatgtgggaggagagaagggcttATATAAACTAAACACTGATCTACAGATATACTGGATTATCCACAGGCGATTTaataaattcaatgaattatttttcccAGGGTTAATTGTATTTAAACCATATTTCTAATTGTGAGATAAAAAAGAGATAGTATAATAACTATTGGCATCATTCATAGTGAGAAGAGATGTTTAGGAACAGGGAGCCTTTTGTGGTATTCTCAAAAATCCCAAAACATAGGCAGCTGCTCCTACATATGGCTCTGAACACGTCATGTCACTGGATTTTACATGTCAATATCTGATATCATAGGATAGGTaatgtttaaaatggtttcatcCCTAAGATTTTACATAATTTTGACTGCTTATTAAAAGACTGACTTAGTGAATTCACATGAGTTTCCATCGAACTTCCTGGTAGGATGATGATATAAGGCTAGGTGGCTATAGGCCAAGGAAGCTTATTATTTTTCCTGTGCCTAAGGCAGAAGTTCTTGAAGAGCAACCTCACCCCCAACCAACAGCATTGTCTGGGAATTTGTTATAAATGCAAATTCTCAAgtcccaccccagacccactgaatgaAAAATTCTGGAGTTAGGGTCCAgcaatctatattttaaaacaagctCTCTAGGTGACTCTGATACAATAGAACCACTGGCCTAAGAGATTCAAACTGCCTGCAGGACCATGATGTGAgaataaaatggtttaaaaattaatattgggAAACTCGAACTCTAGATTTTGTGAGTATAGTGACAGCAAAATAAACCATTTTTGTGGCTTTCTTAGGGTCTGAGcgacagagaagaaaaatgtagTTTAATTATTACAACTCATTTTCAAAGCACCTGTGTCAAATCAAGGAAGAACAGATTTAACAATATTAGCCACAGTTACTGGAGCAGTTACTATGGGCTAGACCCTATGCTAAGTGTGCTTATAATCATTATCCGATTTAGTCTTCACAACAGTTAGTATCCATTTCTGTAAATGGAGATAAGACTTAGagaatgttaagtaacttgccctcAATAGTAGGAATCAGAACCAGGACTGGAACCCAAATTTGACTCAGAGCTTGAGCTCTTAACATTTGTTTATACCACTGTCTCAAAGAGCTTTAACAAACTTTTGGTCAATTTTAGAGCAAGGCCACCATTTCTCTTCCAGGTTAAACCCTGG
This region includes:
- the NUMB gene encoding protein numb homolog isoform X2, coding for MNKLRQSFRRKKDVYVPEASRPHQWQTDEEGVRTGKCSFPVKYLGHVEVDESRGMHICEDAVKRLKAERKFFKGFFGKTGKKAVKAVLWVSADGLRVVDEKTKDLIVDQTIEKVSFCAPDRNFDRAFSYICRDGTTRRWICHCFMAVKDTGERLSHAVGCAFAACLERKQKREKECGVTATFDASRTTFTREGSFRVTTATEQAEREEIMKQMQDAKKDKTVVGSSVAPGNTAPSPSSPTSPTSDATASLEMSNPHAIPRRHAPIEQLARQGSFRGFPALSQKMSPFKRQLSLRINELPSTMQRKTDFPIKNAVPEVEGEAESISSLCSQITNAFSTPCEDPFSSAPMTKPVTVVAPQSPAFQGTEWGQSSGAASPGLFQAGHRRTPSEADRWLEEVSKSVRAQPPQASAAPLQPVLQPPTAISQPAPPFQGNAFLPSQPVPVGVVPPLQQAFVPAQSYPVANGMPYPATNVPVVGITPSQMVANVFGTAGHPQAAHPHQSPSLLKQQTFPQYETSSATTSPFFKPPAQHLNGSAAFNGVDDARLASGDKHIEVPAGACPVDPFEAQWAALESKSKQRTNPSPTNPFSSDLQKTFEIEL
- the NUMB gene encoding protein numb homolog isoform X3 is translated as MNKLRQSFRRKKDVYVPEASRPHQWQTDEEGVRTGKCSFPVKYLGHVEVDESRGMHICEDAVKRLKATGKKAVKAVLWVSADGLRVVDEKTKDLIVDQTIEKVSFCAPDRNFDRAFSYICRDGTTRRWICHCFMAVKDTGERLSHAVGCAFAACLERKQKREKECGVTATFDASRTTFTREGSFRVTTATEQAEREEIMKQMQDAKKAETDKTVVGSSVAPGNTAPSPSSPTSPTSDATASLEMSNPHAIPRRHAPIEQLARQGSFRGFPALSQKMSPFKRQLSLRINELPSTMQRKTDFPIKNAVPEVEGEAESISSLCSQITNAFSTPCEDPFSSAPMTKPVTVVAPQSPAFQGTEWGQSSGAASPGLFQAGHRRTPSEADRWLEEVSKSVRAQPPQASAAPLQPVLQPPTAISQPAPPFQGNAFLPSQPVPVGVVPPLQQAFVPAQSYPVANGMPYPATNVPVVGITPSQMVANVFGTAGHPQAAHPHQSPSLLKQQTFPQYETSSATTSPFFKPPAQHLNGSAAFNGVDDARLASGDKHIEVPAGACPVDPFEAQWAALESKSKQRTNPSPTNPFSSDLQKTFEIEL
- the NUMB gene encoding protein numb homolog isoform X1, which translates into the protein MNKLRQSFRRKKDVYVPEASRPHQWQTDEEGVRTGKCSFPVKYLGHVEVDESRGMHICEDAVKRLKAERKFFKGFFGKTGKKAVKAVLWVSADGLRVVDEKTKDLIVDQTIEKVSFCAPDRNFDRAFSYICRDGTTRRWICHCFMAVKDTGERLSHAVGCAFAACLERKQKREKECGVTATFDASRTTFTREGSFRVTTATEQAEREEIMKQMQDAKKAETDKTVVGSSVAPGNTAPSPSSPTSPTSDATASLEMSNPHAIPRRHAPIEQLARQGSFRGFPALSQKMSPFKRQLSLRINELPSTMQRKTDFPIKNAVPEVEGEAESISSLCSQITNAFSTPCEDPFSSAPMTKPVTVVAPQSPAFQGTEWGQSSGAASPGLFQAGHRRTPSEADRWLEEVSKSVRAQPPQASAAPLQPVLQPPTAISQPAPPFQGNAFLPSQPVPVGVVPPLQQAFVPAQSYPVANGMPYPATNVPVVGITPSQMVANVFGTAGHPQAAHPHQSPSLLKQQTFPQYETSSATTSPFFKPPAQHLNGSAAFNGVDDARLASGDKHIEVPAGACPVDPFEAQWAALESKSKQRTNPSPTNPFSSDLQKTFEIEL
- the NUMB gene encoding protein numb homolog isoform X4, with amino-acid sequence MNKLRQSFRRKKDVYVPEASRPHQWQTDEEGVRTGKCSFPVKYLGHVEVDESRGMHICEDAVKRLKATGKKAVKAVLWVSADGLRVVDEKTKDLIVDQTIEKVSFCAPDRNFDRAFSYICRDGTTRRWICHCFMAVKDTGERLSHAVGCAFAACLERKQKREKECGVTATFDASRTTFTREGSFRVTTATEQAEREEIMKQMQDAKKDKTVVGSSVAPGNTAPSPSSPTSPTSDATASLEMSNPHAIPRRHAPIEQLARQGSFRGFPALSQKMSPFKRQLSLRINELPSTMQRKTDFPIKNAVPEVEGEAESISSLCSQITNAFSTPCEDPFSSAPMTKPVTVVAPQSPAFQGTEWGQSSGAASPGLFQAGHRRTPSEADRWLEEVSKSVRAQPPQASAAPLQPVLQPPTAISQPAPPFQGNAFLPSQPVPVGVVPPLQQAFVPAQSYPVANGMPYPATNVPVVGITPSQMVANVFGTAGHPQAAHPHQSPSLLKQQTFPQYETSSATTSPFFKPPAQHLNGSAAFNGVDDARLASGDKHIEVPAGACPVDPFEAQWAALESKSKQRTNPSPTNPFSSDLQKTFEIEL
- the NUMB gene encoding protein numb homolog isoform X5, yielding MNKLRQSFRRKKDVYVPEASRPHQWQTDEEGVRTGKCSFPVKYLGHVEVDESRGMHICEDAVKRLKAERKFFKGFFGKTGKKAVKAVLWVSADGLRVVDEKTKDLIVDQTIEKVSFCAPDRNFDRAFSYICRDGTTRRWICHCFMAVKDTGERLSHAVGCAFAACLERKQKREKECGVTATFDASRTTFTREGSFRVTTATEQAEREEIMKQMQDAKKAETDKTVVGSSVAPGNTAPSPSSPTSPTSDATASLEMSNPHAIPRRHAPIEQLARQGSFRGFPALSQKMSPFKRQLSLRINELPSTMQRKTDFPIKNAVPEVEGEAESISSLCSQITNAFSTPCEDPFSSAPMTKPVTVVAPQSPAFQANGTDSAFHVLAAKPAHTALAPVAMPVRETNPWAHVPDAANKEIAATRSGTEWGQSSGAASPGLFQAGHRRTPSEADRWLEEVSKSVRAQPPQASAAPLQPVLQPPTAISQPAPPFQGNAFLPSQPVPVGVVPPLQQAFVPAQSYPVANGMPYPATNVPVVGITPSQMVANVFGTAGHPQAAHPHQSPSLLKQQTFPQYETSSATTSPFFKPPAQHLNGSAAFNGVDDARLASGDKHIEVPAGACPVDPFEAQWAALESKSKQRTNPSPTNPFSSDLQKTFEIEL